One Candidatus Saccharimonadales bacterium genomic window carries:
- a CDS encoding diacylglycerol kinase family protein — MKVVLVYNEKSGGAYTLDDLKMFFNSSRIAVIRAIKMDDRLRFHLNPFIRAGETIAVVGGDGTISAIAGLVADTDAVLAPLPGGTLNHFTKDLGIPQDIADAIQNLAYSKVLNVDMATVNDTVFINNSSLGLYPSSVHERSKTEKYLGKWLAAVVAAIKVLVRFRLYRVKINGKTYQTPFVFIGNNRYKLDGMGVSERSKLDDGVLSVFVARTTSRMILFKIALLSLVGKSHLLEEFDEFYASQLMVRTSHRNLRISRDGEVVWARSPLHYKIHAKSLKIRL, encoded by the coding sequence ATGAAAGTAGTCCTTGTCTATAACGAAAAATCCGGTGGTGCGTATACGTTAGACGATTTAAAGATGTTTTTCAATTCGAGCCGTATCGCAGTTATAAGAGCAATCAAAATGGATGATCGACTGAGGTTTCATCTGAATCCGTTTATCAGAGCGGGCGAAACTATTGCGGTTGTTGGCGGTGACGGTACTATTAGTGCGATTGCGGGTTTAGTAGCTGATACAGATGCTGTGCTTGCCCCGCTTCCGGGCGGAACGCTTAATCACTTCACGAAAGACCTTGGCATTCCGCAAGATATAGCCGATGCTATACAGAATCTCGCGTATTCGAAAGTACTGAATGTTGATATGGCGACGGTAAACGATACCGTTTTTATTAATAATTCGAGCCTCGGGCTGTACCCTTCTTCTGTGCATGAGCGTTCAAAAACAGAAAAATACTTAGGTAAATGGCTCGCTGCGGTAGTTGCTGCTATTAAGGTATTAGTGCGTTTTAGACTTTATCGTGTAAAAATAAACGGTAAAACTTATCAGACGCCGTTCGTATTTATTGGCAATAACCGCTATAAATTGGATGGCATGGGAGTGAGCGAGCGTTCAAAGCTTGATGATGGTGTGCTTTCTGTTTTTGTGGCACGAACAACGTCACGCATGATTCTTTTTAAAATTGCCCTACTCTCTTTAGTTGGAAAAAGTCATCTTCTTGAGGAGTTTGATGAATTCTACGCCTCCCAGCTAATGGTTCGAACAAGCCACCGAAATCTGCGGATATCACGGGACGGAGAAGTAGTGTGGGCTAGATCTCCTCTGCACTATAAAATTCATGCCAAATCTCTTAAAATCCGACTCTGA
- a CDS encoding phosphatase PAP2 family protein has translation MRAYIHNFDIKLTLFVQQWRGLEGIMTIITILGHPIVTMGIGLFVVLIGGLRANLRLVYAGFAVFATLGLGTLLKVSLRRDRPLTEYVNNMMYTSFSFPSGHTVGSTVAYGLLAYLAWHLLPHPWGVVVAILLGLFIMVIGMSRIYLGAHFPSDVIAGWVVGLLGLAVIIFIIKPVV, from the coding sequence ATGCGCGCATATATTCATAACTTTGATATAAAGCTCACATTGTTTGTTCAACAATGGCGCGGCCTCGAGGGGATTATGACAATTATTACGATACTCGGTCATCCCATAGTGACAATGGGTATCGGGCTATTTGTTGTCCTGATTGGGGGACTAAGGGCTAATCTTCGTTTGGTATACGCGGGCTTTGCGGTGTTTGCGACTCTAGGCTTAGGAACTCTGTTAAAAGTAAGCCTCCGCCGCGACCGACCTCTTACGGAATATGTCAACAATATGATGTATACGTCGTTTAGCTTTCCAAGCGGTCATACTGTTGGATCTACTGTTGCGTACGGACTCCTGGCATATCTTGCATGGCATCTGCTCCCTCACCCCTGGGGTGTTGTTGTCGCTATTTTGTTAGGACTGTTTATTATGGTGATTGGCATGTCTCGTATTTATCTAGGAGCCCACTTTCCGAGTGATGTCATTGCCGGATGGGTCGTAGGTCTGCTTGGTCTTGCGGTTATTATTTTTATCATCAAGCCAGTCGTATGA
- a CDS encoding YajQ family cyclic di-GMP-binding protein, translating to MATFSFDIVSDYDKAEMNNVFSGVEREIGTRYDFKSTPASIEWLNDKTGFKIIGANQWQCDAILDIVRKKLASRNQTSKVLDTSKTPSESNLKMTWEIPFKQGLSQDNAKSISKLIREKAPKAKSQIQGDAVRVTSGSKDELQAVIRLLQEEDFDFPLQFINYR from the coding sequence ATGGCTACTTTTTCTTTTGATATTGTCTCAGACTACGACAAGGCAGAAATGAACAACGTATTTAGCGGGGTCGAACGTGAAATCGGTACTCGATACGACTTTAAAAGCACACCGGCTAGTATCGAATGGTTGAACGATAAAACCGGCTTTAAAATCATCGGCGCAAACCAATGGCAATGTGATGCGATTCTTGATATTGTGCGCAAAAAGCTCGCCAGCCGCAACCAAACCTCAAAGGTACTTGATACCAGTAAGACTCCTAGTGAAAGCAACTTGAAAATGACCTGGGAAATTCCTTTCAAGCAGGGGTTATCGCAAGACAACGCAAAGAGTATTTCAAAACTAATTCGCGAAAAGGCCCCCAAAGCAAAATCACAAATTCAAGGTGATGCAGTACGCGTGACGAGCGGAAGCAAAGATGAATTGCAAGCAGTCATCCGGCTTCTTCAAGAAGAAGATTTCGACTTCCCGTTGCAGTTTATTAATTACCGCTAA
- a CDS encoding ATP-binding cassette domain-containing protein yields MAKNSSLVKVDHFRMSFGKSTVIDDLSFTVERGETFGFLGSNGSGKTTTIRALLGIYQPTSGALTINGKPYRVDGSIRLGYLPEERGLYKKEKVLDTMVYFGMLKGLDAHDAHDWSLDFLERVGLKDKARERLDKLSGGQQQKVQLGITIMNDPDLLILDEPTKGFDPVNRRLLMDIIEEHQQKGATVIFVTHQMEEVERLCDRVVLLKNGKARLYGTIDEVKEQFGGTELEIVSEHDIPENTKLYTIKRREGSLAILEPKADTFTIQRSLVSSGVAYSRFELKRPSLDDIFVQIYGDQNDEEVRHA; encoded by the coding sequence ATGGCTAAGAATTCATCACTTGTGAAGGTAGATCACTTCCGGATGTCATTCGGAAAATCAACTGTCATTGACGATCTCTCGTTTACTGTTGAACGTGGTGAAACGTTCGGCTTCCTCGGAAGCAACGGCTCGGGAAAGACTACCACGATTCGAGCGCTTCTCGGTATTTATCAGCCGACGAGTGGAGCACTTACTATCAACGGCAAGCCTTACCGCGTCGACGGAAGTATACGACTGGGGTATTTACCTGAAGAGCGTGGACTGTATAAAAAAGAAAAAGTACTCGATACCATGGTGTATTTCGGCATGCTAAAGGGTCTGGATGCACACGATGCACACGATTGGTCACTCGATTTTCTCGAACGAGTAGGGCTTAAAGATAAAGCTCGCGAACGACTCGATAAGCTTTCCGGTGGTCAGCAGCAAAAAGTACAACTTGGGATCACTATCATGAATGACCCCGACCTTCTCATCCTCGATGAGCCGACCAAGGGGTTTGACCCCGTCAATCGCCGCTTACTGATGGACATCATCGAAGAGCACCAGCAAAAGGGTGCGACGGTGATTTTTGTTACCCATCAAATGGAAGAGGTTGAGCGACTATGTGACCGAGTCGTTCTTTTGAAAAACGGCAAAGCACGACTTTATGGCACGATCGATGAAGTAAAAGAGCAGTTTGGCGGTACAGAACTCGAGATCGTTTCCGAGCACGATATTCCGGAAAATACGAAACTCTACACAATCAAGCGGCGAGAGGGAAGTCTTGCTATTCTAGAGCCGAAAGCAGATACATTTACCATTCAGCGATCGCTCGTTTCAAGCGGAGTTGCCTACAGCCGATTCGAGCTAAAGCGCCCATCACTCGACGATATCTTCGTCCAGATATACGGCGACCAGAATGATGAGGAGGTAAGACATGCATAA
- a CDS encoding ABC transporter permease, with protein sequence MHNLSTVVKFEVIRTLKKKSFWLAALALPVIAGVIGVIIYFSNKTTNDVGQQLSSERYSLGVTDDSKLLSADILRSVNAQIITSPSEGQQAVKEGRLDAYFHYPADMKNQPVEVYGKEVGLFKNNRYEGLAQQLLNQSVMLTTSPNIQAVIQNSVNYTSVTYKDGQVDKGFLKLIAPGIFLVLFYFMLVTFGGQMLTSIIEEKENRVIEMILTTIRPTTLLVGKLFSLVILAFIQLIVILVPIITGYFALKNQLSLPNFDLASIPLDPLSITLGATIFIMSFLMYTGILMTIGAAMPTAKEANSFFGAAMAFTFGPLYAVALFISSPESPLVQVLSYFPLTSPIPLLLRNAIGNLTLQEALVGITLLALTTAFAIRIGVRIFKYGALEYSRRLSAKEIFGKR encoded by the coding sequence ATGCATAATCTTAGCACTGTTGTTAAGTTTGAGGTTATCCGTACGCTCAAAAAGAAGAGCTTCTGGCTGGCGGCTTTAGCCCTGCCCGTCATTGCGGGTGTTATTGGCGTTATCATCTACTTTTCCAATAAAACCACGAACGACGTAGGACAGCAACTAAGTAGTGAGCGTTATTCTCTTGGGGTGACGGACGATTCAAAACTCCTCTCCGCAGATATTCTCCGGTCGGTAAACGCGCAAATTATCACATCGCCGTCAGAGGGACAACAAGCCGTAAAAGAGGGGAGGCTCGACGCTTATTTCCACTATCCAGCAGATATGAAAAACCAGCCCGTCGAAGTATACGGCAAAGAGGTCGGATTATTTAAGAATAATCGCTATGAAGGCCTCGCGCAGCAACTCCTTAACCAATCGGTCATGCTTACCACATCCCCAAATATCCAAGCGGTGATCCAAAATAGCGTCAACTACACGTCGGTTACCTACAAAGATGGACAAGTAGACAAAGGATTTTTGAAATTAATCGCTCCCGGCATCTTCCTCGTGCTCTTTTATTTCATGCTTGTCACCTTTGGTGGTCAAATGCTTACGAGTATTATTGAGGAGAAAGAAAACCGAGTTATTGAAATGATTCTTACTACTATACGACCAACTACGCTCTTAGTAGGCAAGCTATTTTCGCTCGTTATTCTTGCATTCATTCAGCTTATCGTTATTTTGGTTCCAATTATTACGGGCTACTTCGCGCTCAAGAATCAGTTGTCTCTTCCTAATTTTGACTTGGCGAGCATTCCACTGGATCCACTTTCCATTACGCTGGGAGCAACTATATTTATCATGAGTTTCCTGATGTATACCGGTATTCTCATGACAATAGGAGCTGCGATGCCCACCGCCAAAGAAGCTAATAGTTTCTTTGGGGCTGCGATGGCATTTACGTTTGGCCCGCTTTATGCAGTCGCGCTATTCATATCCTCGCCCGAGTCACCACTCGTCCAAGTACTTAGCTACTTTCCACTAACATCACCTATTCCACTTCTTTTAAGGAACGCTATAGGCAACCTTACGCTTCAAGAGGCGCTCGTCGGAATCACCTTACTTGCGCTCACTACAGCATTTGCGATTCGTATAGGCGTGCGCATATTTAAATATGGCGCACTAGAGTACAGCCGCCGTCTCAGTGCAAAAGAGATATTCGGAAAGCGTTAA
- a CDS encoding helix-turn-helix domain-containing protein — protein sequence MQTAVDIGCVRAATAILGDKWTPLLLRYFVNEEEVRFCQLQDLVGGINPRTLSARLAYLEEEDIITKITKDDAGFCTYRLTKKGTDLLPILQDMHAWSQKYGLTV from the coding sequence ATGCAGACAGCAGTGGATATCGGATGCGTAAGAGCCGCAACGGCAATCTTAGGCGACAAATGGACGCCGCTTTTGTTACGGTATTTTGTCAATGAAGAAGAAGTCCGTTTTTGCCAACTTCAAGATCTTGTAGGAGGTATTAATCCTCGTACTCTATCGGCGCGACTTGCCTACCTTGAAGAGGAGGATATCATTACAAAAATAACCAAAGATGACGCCGGCTTTTGCACCTATCGCCTCACCAAAAAAGGTACGGATCTCCTGCCAATCTTGCAGGATATGCATGCCTGGAGTCAAAAGTACGGCCTTACGGTTTAA
- a CDS encoding response regulator transcription factor: MRILIIEDEHKIARALKKALEQESYAVDVAYNGDDGYAMATTEPYDGMIIDRMLPGEYDGIGILKAMRALRIHTPVLFLTALDSISQRAEGLDSGADDYLVKPFALEELLARIRALLRRPAEQTPTILTAGDLSLNTVTYEVTRAGKPILLTSKEFALLEYFLRNQNRPLSKEMIISHVWNYDADILPNTVEVYVKYLRAKVDDAFDTRLIHTMRGFGYKLQAA; encoded by the coding sequence ATGCGGATTCTTATTATTGAAGATGAACACAAGATTGCACGCGCTCTCAAAAAGGCTCTGGAACAAGAGAGCTATGCGGTTGATGTCGCCTATAACGGTGACGACGGCTACGCAATGGCCACGACAGAACCATACGACGGAATGATTATCGATCGAATGCTGCCCGGAGAATACGACGGCATTGGAATCTTAAAGGCAATGCGTGCGCTTCGTATTCATACACCTGTACTCTTTTTGACCGCATTAGACAGCATCAGTCAGCGGGCAGAAGGGCTTGATAGCGGGGCAGACGATTATTTGGTAAAACCGTTCGCACTTGAAGAATTACTGGCACGTATCCGCGCGTTGCTTCGCCGCCCAGCCGAACAAACTCCGACTATTCTCACTGCGGGTGATCTTTCTCTTAATACTGTCACCTACGAAGTTACTCGTGCCGGTAAGCCGATTCTGCTCACTAGCAAAGAATTCGCATTGCTCGAGTATTTTCTTCGTAACCAAAATCGTCCGCTTTCAAAAGAAATGATCATTTCCCATGTTTGGAATTATGATGCCGATATTTTACCAAATACCGTTGAAGTCTACGTCAAGTATCTTCGCGCCAAGGTTGATGACGCGTTTGACACCCGGCTTATTCATACCATGCGCGGTTTCGGTTATAAGCTTCAGGCGGCCTAA
- a CDS encoding ATP-binding protein, with translation MAILIAVCLLFSAIIYTSASREVVARIDDWQATPLYRINEPRFLALREQQQHQAEANLIASLAIANIAIWTIGGIGSYYLARRTLHPIEEAHEAQSRFTSDASHELRTPLASMKTEIEVALRDPSISKQEMRELLSSNLEEVDKLSRLSHMLLQLSRLDHGNIILEKVALLDVAKGVIGQLDKEGRRIELTGHPSHKVLANRSSVEELMTILLDNALKYSPENSKVRMNLLTKKQLTGFEIINQGEGIPAEALPHIFDRFYRIDSSRSNGSKKGYGLGLSLAKKIVELSGGELTVSSAPQHDTTFTVFMQNLSKSKAKDQS, from the coding sequence TTGGCCATACTTATTGCAGTCTGCCTGTTGTTTAGCGCTATTATTTACACCAGTGCTTCAAGGGAAGTTGTGGCTCGTATCGATGACTGGCAGGCAACGCCGCTTTATAGGATTAACGAACCCCGGTTTCTTGCGCTGCGTGAGCAGCAACAGCATCAGGCTGAAGCAAACCTCATTGCTTCACTCGCTATAGCCAATATTGCCATCTGGACAATAGGTGGCATTGGTAGCTATTATTTGGCCAGACGAACACTACACCCTATTGAAGAAGCGCACGAAGCCCAGTCCCGCTTTACTAGTGACGCCAGCCACGAACTTCGCACACCGCTTGCCAGCATGAAAACAGAGATAGAGGTTGCCCTGCGCGATCCGAGTATTAGCAAACAAGAAATGCGGGAGCTTCTCTCAAGTAATCTTGAAGAAGTCGATAAGTTATCGCGGCTTTCACATATGCTTCTTCAGCTCTCAAGGCTTGATCACGGGAATATCATCCTTGAAAAGGTAGCCTTGCTCGACGTCGCGAAAGGAGTGATCGGTCAGCTTGATAAAGAAGGGAGACGAATCGAATTGACAGGTCATCCTTCACACAAAGTACTTGCTAACCGCTCCAGTGTCGAAGAACTCATGACAATCCTTCTTGATAATGCGCTCAAATATAGCCCGGAAAATTCTAAAGTACGCATGAATTTGTTAACCAAAAAACAGCTGACGGGTTTTGAGATCATCAACCAAGGCGAAGGAATTCCAGCCGAGGCACTTCCTCATATTTTTGATAGGTTTTACCGCATTGACAGTTCACGCTCTAATGGCAGCAAAAAAGGCTATGGGCTAGGGCTTTCGCTTGCAAAAAAGATTGTCGAATTGAGCGGAGGTGAGCTAACCGTCAGTAGCGCACCACAGCACGATACGACATTTACTGTTTTTATGCAAAATCTCAGCAAAAGTAAAGCAAAAGATCAGTCTTAG